Proteins found in one Fusarium oxysporum Fo47 chromosome V, complete sequence genomic segment:
- a CDS encoding uncharacterized protein (uncharacterized protein conserved in bacteria-domain containing protein): MKRSSFSDTRRHGQSSRHSTPYRPYDSSQREELRATAQETLDISRSLLKELGTNDLARHSVKYSFGSLTRLHPGHCPSYRQPATIKVINDDTLNAAIELCQRAQADTGPKSQPPIVVNFANRHSPGGGWLNGAMAQEEALCYRSTLALSLNKKHYPLERDEALYSPYALIMRDDLSSGHEISSLPARELPVVSALTVAALRSPPVRLFTNEPRKDRMRRSSSEVFEKRVFANDRDRDITKAKMRLCLRMAARHKHDMLVLGALGCGVYGNPPEDIAHCWLEVLREDEFSGNWWREVWFAVFDPKNEGNFEIFHQVLDGKQV; this comes from the coding sequence ATGAAGAGATCATCATTCTCAGACACTAGGCGACATGGGCAATCTTCTCGGCACTCAACCCCATACCGTCCCTATGATAGCAGCCAGAGAGAAGAACTCAGAGCTACTGCACAAGAGACTCTAGACATCTCTCGCAGTCTGCTCAAAGAATTAGGTACAAACGACTTGGCGAGACACTCCGTCAAGTACTCGTTTGGCTCTCTTACTCGTCTTCACCCTGGCCACTGTCCATCATACAGACAGCCAGCTACCATAAAGGTCATCAACGATGATACGCTCAACGCTGCCATCGAACTCTGCCAAAGGGCACAAGCTGATACTGGTCCAAAGAGTCAGCCTCCCATTGTTGTTAATTTTGCGAATCGTCACTCTCCAGGCGGGGGATGGCTCAACGGGGCCATGGCCCAAGAGGAGGCACTCTGCTACCGCAGCACCCTCGCCTTGAGTCTCAACAAAAAGCACTACCCCCTCGAGAGAGACGAGGCTCTCTACAGCCCCTATGCACTCATCATGCGTGATGACCTATCCTCAGGCCATGAGATATCTTCACTCCCAGCAAGAGAACTCCCCGTGGTGAGCGCCCTGACTGTGGCTGCCTTACGAAGTCCACCAGTTCGCCTTTTTACCAACGAACCTCGCAAGGACAGAATGCGCAGGTCCAGTTCTGAAGTCTTCGAAAAGCGTGTCTTTGCAAACGATCGAGACCGCGATATCACAAAGGCTAAGATGAGACTTTGTTTGCGCATGGCGGCTAGACACAAACATGACATGCTTGTGCTTGGTGCTTTGGGCTGTGGAGTCTACGGTAACCCGCCAGAGGACATTGCTCATTGCTGGCTGGAGGTATTGAGGGAAGATGAGTTTTCGGGAAATTGGTGGCGGGAAGTATGGTTTGCGGTATTTGACCCAAAGAACGAGGGCAATTTTGAGATATTTCATCAGGTGCTTGACGGGAAGCAAGTTTAG
- a CDS encoding S-adenosyl-L-methionine-dependent methyltransferase → MSTPPATTTSPKSSKSPTKSPAKSPSRTPEPNVGDNGVLSAAHWQQLAEEEDLNEDDGNSLSDGSLSASTDSMTSSIFEYRKLHGRTYHREIGNAQYWASNDERQSETLDMNHHCLTLGLGGKLYLAPIDKDKITKAIDIGTGTGIWALDFADEHPNVEVIGTDISPIQPTWVSPNLKFEIEDCTQEWTFAPNSADYVHLRWLAGSIPDWYQFFREAYKTCKPGGWVESFEPSAIITSDNDTVKETSALGQWGKLFIEGAKKFGMSFSVYEEELQRKAMEAAGFIDIQQYEYKAPLGDWPKDPELKELGEFGRHVFLSDTEGLVLFVANTMGWSEAEIHVYIAHARREINSGKHHAYFKQRVVWGRKPEE, encoded by the exons ATGTCAACGCCACCTGCAACTACGACGAGCCCCAAGAGCTCCAAGAGCCCTACCAAAAGCCCTGCCAAAAGTCCCTCTCGAACTCCCGAGCCGAATGTTGGAGATAACGGCGTTCTTTCAGCCGCACACTGGCAGCAACTCGCTGAG GAAGAGGACTTGAACGAAGACGATGGAAACTCACTCAGCGACGGAAGCCTCTCGGCCTCTACAGACTCAATGACTTCAAGTATCTTTGAGTATCGCAAGCTTCATGGACGTACATACCATCGCGAAATTGGAAATGCTCAGTATTG GGCTTCGAACGATGAGCGACAGAGTGAAACACTAGATATGAA CCATCATTGTCTAACTCTAGGTCTTGGCGGAAAACTCTATCTTGCTCCGATTGATAAGGACAAGATTACA AAAGCAATCGACATTGGAACTGGCACTG GAATCTGGGCTTT GGACTTTGCAGATGAACACCCGAATGTGGAGGTTATTGGCACCGATATATCGCCAATTCAACCCACCTGGGTTTCTCCCAATCTCAAATT TGAAATCGAAGATTGTACTCAAGAATGGACATTTGCTCCCAACTCAGCAGATTACGTCCATCTCCGCTGGTTGGCCGGAAGTATCCCTGATTGGTACCAGTTCTTCAGAGAGGCCTACAAGACCTGCAAGCCAGGTGGTTGGGTCGAAAGCTTTGAACCCTCAGCTATTATCACCAGCGATAATGATACCGTAAAGGAGACTTCTGCTTTAGGCCAGTGGGGCAAGCTATTCATTGAAGGCGCCAAGAAATTCGGCATGAGCTTTAGTGTATACGAAGAAGAGCTACAGAGGAAAGCCATGGAGGCAGCAGGATTTATTGACATTCAGCAATACGAGTACAAG GCTCCTCTCGGTGACTGGCCTAAGGACCCGGAGTTGAAGGAACTGGGAGAGTTTGGTCGTCATGTTTTCCTCTCGGATACTGAAGGCCTGGTGCTTTTTGTGGCTAATACCATGGGCTGGTCGGAGGCAGAGATTCATGTTTACATTGCGCATGCTCGAAGGGAGATTAACTCGGGCAAGCATCATGCTTACTTTAAGCAACGGGTTGTCTGGGGACGGAAGCCAGAGGAATGA
- a CDS encoding S-adenosyl-L-methionine-dependent methyltransferase — MADDKSPSPNQGLVAETQSPPREDPLEVDEEETQDNDSTYNLSEGSASQTSSINSSILNYRYVNGRRYHAFREGAYFVPNDEEEQTRMDLVHHIYSLMLDGALFLAPIGDHPQRVLDLGTGTGIWAIDFADDFPSAEVLGTDLSPIQPQWTPPNCRFEVDDFEAEWLYHTPFDFIHARELEGCISDDNRFFQQALQHLAPGGYIEMQAVAAPFLSDDGTDEKAVNAQLWLKTLCEGSAKFGKPIDCAPLWKDKLIAAGFENVREEIRKMPLGSWPKDPKLKEIGKYQSIQEAQAIESYTPQIFSAVLGWSQEEIQVFMAKVKNEIKDPSIHLYLPVHFLWGRKPAS; from the exons ATGGCAGATGACAAGAGTCCGAGCCCGAACCAGGGCCTTGTAGCTGAAACTCAGTCTCCGCCAAGAGAAGATCCTTTGGAAGTTGAC GAAGAGGAAACTCAAGATAATGATTCCACATACAATCTGTC GGAGGGGTCAGCCAGCCAGACGTCGTCAATCAACTCCAGCATTCTCAACTACAGATACGTG AACGGCCGCCGCTATCATGCTTTTCGTGAAGGTGCCTACTTCGTG CCcaacgatgaagaagagcaaacGCGGATGGACCTGGTACATCACATTTACTCTCTGATGCTAGACGGTGCTTTATTCTTGGCGCCTATTGGTGACCATCCTCAGCGTGTTCTAGATCTGGGAACTGGCACTGGTATCTGGGCGATAGACTTCGCAGA TGACTTTCCCTCAGCTGAGGTCCTCGGGACTGACCTTAGCCCTATCCAACCACAGTG GACGCCACCAAATTGTCGATTTGAAGTAGACGATTTCGAGGCTGAATGGCTTTATCACACGCCCTTTGACTTCATCCACGCACGAGAGCTGGAAGGCTGCATTAGCGACGACAACCGGTTCTTCCAGCAAGCCTTGCAACACCTAGCTCCTGGCGGTTACATCGAAATGCAGGCAGTCGCGGCACCGTTTTTATCAGATGATGGTACGGACGAGAAGGCTGTCAATGCCCAGCTATGGTTGAAGACCCTGTGTGAGGGATCTGCCAAGTTCGGCAAACCAATTGATTGTGCTCCTTTGTGGAAGGATAAGCTGATTGCTGCTGGCTTTGAGAACGTACGGGAAGAGATACGCAAG ATGCCACTCGGATCATGGCCCAAAGACCCGAAGCTCAAGGAAATTGGCAAATATCAGTCCATCCAAGAGGCTCAAGCCATTGAATCATACACACCGCAGATCTTCTCGGCCGTGCTTGGATGGTCGCAGGAGGAAATACAGGTTTTTATGGCGAAGGTCAagaatgagatcaaggatcCTTCGATTCACCTTTATCTCCCTGTTCATTTCCTTTGGGGAAGAAAACCTGCGTCTTAA
- a CDS encoding concanavalin A-like lectin/glucanase domain-containing protein, which produces MLRNTVLALLIAAEATHGQAAFTLRKTYDSSNFLDSFNFRDRAYFDSIDPGYEGDPTGGSVNYLSRSQAVASGIVNTNNGKVHLGVNSVDKAALLTPGGSRHGRGSVRLESKESYSSGILIADIEHMPGTACGVWPAYWSYNFDEDPVGEIDIIEGINGNQNGNYVSLHTCGACIFNRPGGADPRNNCNIGGSDTRYCTDGNNYSGCGNTMPSGSYGKTFNANKGGVYATWLTTEAVKIWWFPRNNIPADIKNGKPEPNTWGQPATSQFVNANGNCDVGRYFKKQTIIFNTAFCGSNIDQGIWNQECRASTGYATCDDYVTNQPGAFKEAYWTINSLKLYQ; this is translated from the exons ATGTTGCGAAACACAGTTCTCGCTCTTCTCATCGCCGCCGAGGCAACTCATGGTCAGGCGGCCTTCACACTGAGAAAGACCTACGACTCCAGTAACTTCCTGGACTCGTTCAACTTCAGAGAC CGTGCCTACTTTGATAGTATTGACCCTGGCTACGAGGGTGACCCGACCGGTGGCTCCGTCAACTACTTGAGCAGGAGCCAAGCAGTGGCCTCTGGCATCGTCAACACCAATAATGGCAAGGTTCATCTTGGTGTAAACTCCGTTGATAAAGCTGCGCTCCTTACGCCCGGTGGATCGAGGCATGGGCGTGGCAGCGTTCGTCTTGAGTCGAAGGAATCCTATAGCTCGGGCATTCTCATCGCTGATATTGAGCATATGCCCGGAACTGCATGTGGTGTCTGGCCTGCTTA CTGGTCTTacaactttgacgaggatCCGGTCGGCGAGATCGATATCATTGAGGGTATTAACGGTAACCAGAACGGCAACTATGTTTCTCTCCACACTTGTGGAGCATGTATCTTCAACCGTCCTGGAGGTGCTGACCCTCGAAATAATTGCAATATCGGCGGCTCTGACACCCGATACTGCACGGACGGTAACAACTA CTCCGGGTGCGGAAACACCATGCCTTCAGGCTCTTACGGCAAGACCTTCAACGCTAATAAGGGAGGCGTTTACGCCACCTGGCTGACAACAGAGGCCGTCAAAATCTGGTGGTTCCCTCGAAACAACATTCCCGCCGATATCAAGAACGGCAAGCCTGAGCCCAACACCTGGGGTCAACCAGCTACATCTCAGTTTGTCAATGCGAATGGCAACTGCGATGTTGGAAGGTACTTCAAGAAGCAGACTATT ATTTTCAACACGGCGTTTTGCGGAAGCAACATCGATCAGGGTATCTGGAACCAGGAGTGTAGAGCTTCTACTGGCTATGCCACGTGTGACGATTACGTTACCAACCAGCCTGGTGCTTTCAAGGAGGCGTATTGGACTATTAACTCTCTGAAGCTGTACCAGTGA